The Clostridiales bacterium genome includes a region encoding these proteins:
- a CDS encoding ABC transporter ATP-binding protein, translating to MEIKNIGMSFENRVNKMEKIRAVVDFNLSIGEGEIIAVVGESGCGKTTLGKVIVGIYEPTEGEVLYKGKNVKELKGREYKDYRLGVQMVHQDSYAALNPNRTIFQSLSLPLLQNRIAKNKSQALDILNGFFNEVGLNPPEQFLEKYPHQLSGGQRQRILLARALSVKPRLIVADEPVSMVDVSLRIALLDLMSRMNKKHNISFVYITHDLGTARYIANNGRIVVMYLGRMVECNQIQKAIENPRHPYFKALLAAVPEADPDHRRDYSAELPLRSLDMPDIVNQPTGCKFHPRCPLCSEICEREEPKLRTIDGGLVACHHV from the coding sequence ATGGAAATCAAAAATATAGGCATGTCGTTTGAAAATAGAGTAAACAAAATGGAAAAGATTAGGGCTGTTGTCGATTTCAACCTGAGCATCGGGGAGGGCGAAATAATAGCCGTTGTGGGTGAAAGCGGCTGCGGCAAAACTACGCTGGGAAAGGTGATTGTAGGCATATACGAGCCGACCGAGGGGGAAGTTTTATATAAAGGAAAAAACGTAAAAGAGCTTAAAGGGCGGGAGTATAAAGACTACAGGCTGGGGGTGCAGATGGTCCATCAGGATTCTTATGCCGCCCTGAATCCAAACAGGACAATATTTCAATCGTTATCCCTACCGCTTTTGCAGAACCGTATAGCAAAAAACAAAAGTCAGGCACTGGATATTTTAAACGGTTTTTTTAATGAGGTAGGACTAAATCCTCCGGAACAGTTCCTGGAAAAATATCCGCATCAACTGAGTGGCGGCCAGAGACAGAGGATTCTCCTGGCCAGGGCGTTATCGGTGAAGCCCAGGCTGATTGTAGCTGATGAGCCTGTTTCAATGGTAGATGTATCCCTGAGGATAGCCCTGCTTGACTTAATGTCAAGGATGAATAAAAAGCATAATATTTCCTTTGTTTATATTACCCATGATTTAGGAACCGCAAGATACATAGCAAATAACGGGAGGATAGTGGTGATGTATTTAGGACGGATGGTGGAATGCAATCAGATTCAGAAGGCTATTGAAAATCCACGGCATCCTTATTTCAAAGCGTTGCTTGCTGCAGTTCCGGAAGCGGATCCCGACCACAGGCGAGATTATTCGGCCGAATTGCCATTAAGATCTCTCGATATGCCTGATATCGTAAACCAGCCGACAGGATGCAAATTTCATCCAAGATGCCCGCTGTGCTCAGAAATATGCGAAAGGGAAGAACCAAAGTTGAGAACTATTGATGGAGGGCTTGTAGCATGTCATCACGTCTAA
- a CDS encoding ABC transporter ATP-binding protein — MKPIIEVKNLSIDFKVKNGILRACDKISITINDGEILGIIGESGSGKSTFASGILNLVANPGVISEGQIIYHTKDGESVDLLSLSQREYSKYRWTHLASVFQAAQNALNPVLTIKDHFLETAWAHDSKIKREEVISKAKKIMKQVRLEERVLDYYPHQLSGGMKQRAIIALSLLLDPEILILDEPTTALDVITQWYIIDILRKIHNESGITMIFLTHDVSIIGSIVDRIGVMYAGQVVECGDVEDVFKNPSHPYTYGLMHAVPSLHDDISKRKAISGYPPDLLNLPDRCRFSERCMFYISGRCQGDKERTDKLYPVKEGWYSRCYLWREVLKL, encoded by the coding sequence ATGAAACCTATAATTGAAGTTAAAAATTTATCGATTGATTTTAAGGTAAAAAATGGAATATTAAGAGCATGCGACAAAATTTCAATAACAATAAATGATGGAGAAATATTGGGTATAATAGGTGAAAGCGGAAGCGGAAAAAGTACATTTGCCTCCGGCATTTTAAATCTTGTGGCGAATCCGGGCGTGATATCCGAGGGTCAGATAATATACCACACAAAGGATGGAGAATCAGTTGATCTTTTAAGTTTATCCCAAAGAGAATATTCAAAGTACAGGTGGACACATCTTGCTTCCGTATTCCAGGCAGCGCAGAACGCGTTAAATCCAGTTCTGACGATTAAAGATCATTTTCTGGAAACAGCATGGGCCCATGATTCCAAAATTAAAAGGGAAGAAGTAATTTCCAAGGCCAAAAAGATAATGAAGCAGGTAAGACTGGAGGAAAGGGTGCTTGATTATTATCCCCACCAGTTAAGCGGAGGAATGAAACAGAGGGCGATAATAGCTTTAAGCCTTCTTCTTGACCCTGAAATACTGATACTTGATGAACCTACTACGGCTCTCGATGTCATCACCCAGTGGTATATTATCGATATTTTAAGGAAGATCCACAACGAATCCGGCATAACGATGATATTTTTAACTCATGATGTTTCAATAATCGGTTCGATTGTGGACAGAATAGGAGTCATGTACGCAGGACAGGTGGTGGAGTGCGGGGATGTTGAGGATGTTTTTAAAAATCCATCTCATCCGTATACCTATGGATTGATGCATGCTGTTCCATCACTGCACGATGATATAAGCAAGCGAAAGGCCATATCGGGGTATCCGCCAGACCTTTTAAACCTTCCTGATAGATGCAGATTTTCGGAGAGATGCATGTTTTATATTAGCGGTCGGTGTCAGGGAGATAAGGAAAGAACAGATAAGTTGTATCCCGTAAAAGAAGGTTGGTATTCAAGGTGCTATTTGTGGAGAGAGGTGCTTAAGCTGTGA